From Planctomycetia bacterium, one genomic window encodes:
- a CDS encoding DUF1501 domain-containing protein, with product MYQLVGSANRFCDGRSRRSFLQIGGLALGSLPFAGLTLPDHLRAESAASKAKAHKAIILVYLSGGLAHQDSFDLKPDSPAEVRGEFKPIDTNLPGLKICEHLPKLAGMMDKFAVLRSVVGQRDEHTSYQNLTGFPMNIAQREQRPNLGCVVGRLQGSVNRVVPPYVDLFPTMQHKPYNSAGSGFLGPQYSPIKADGEDLASMKLRFVSPEEFQSRRELLSGLDRIRRDAADVEASKLDNAYKNAFEVLTGSRLVEAMDIEREDKAVRERYGHGSSKHQGDGAPLWNEQLLMARRLVEAGVRVVTVGFGFWDTHGNNFTHLKKNLPQFDVAISALVQDLHDRGLEDDVTVCVWGEFGRTPKINKQAGRDHWAPVNGCLLAGGGLRVGQVIGSTDKIAGQAADRPIPYQDILATLYHTVGIDPHLMVRDIFDRPVPILPSTTQVIRELV from the coding sequence ATGTATCAACTCGTCGGTTCCGCAAATCGTTTCTGCGACGGTCGCTCACGGCGCTCGTTTCTGCAGATCGGCGGTCTCGCGCTCGGCAGCCTTCCGTTCGCCGGCCTCACGCTTCCCGACCACTTGCGCGCCGAAAGCGCGGCGAGCAAAGCCAAGGCGCACAAGGCGATCATCTTGGTCTACCTGTCGGGCGGGCTGGCGCATCAAGACTCGTTCGACTTGAAGCCCGACTCTCCTGCCGAAGTGCGCGGGGAGTTCAAGCCGATCGACACCAACCTGCCGGGCCTGAAGATCTGCGAGCACTTGCCTAAGCTCGCCGGCATGATGGACAAGTTCGCCGTGCTTCGCTCCGTCGTTGGACAGCGCGACGAGCACACGAGCTACCAGAATCTCACCGGCTTCCCGATGAACATCGCGCAGCGCGAGCAGCGGCCCAACCTCGGTTGCGTCGTCGGTCGGTTGCAAGGCTCGGTGAATCGGGTCGTGCCGCCGTACGTCGATCTCTTTCCGACGATGCAGCACAAGCCGTACAACAGCGCCGGCTCCGGCTTCCTCGGTCCGCAATACTCGCCGATCAAAGCCGACGGCGAAGATTTGGCGAGCATGAAGCTCCGCTTCGTCAGTCCCGAGGAGTTTCAAAGTCGGCGCGAACTCCTCTCGGGCCTCGATCGCATCCGCCGCGATGCGGCGGACGTGGAAGCGTCGAAGCTAGACAATGCCTACAAGAACGCGTTCGAAGTACTCACCGGAAGTCGCTTGGTCGAAGCGATGGATATCGAGCGCGAAGATAAGGCCGTGCGCGAACGCTACGGACACGGCTCGTCGAAGCATCAGGGAGACGGCGCTCCGCTTTGGAACGAACAGTTGCTGATGGCCCGACGCTTGGTCGAAGCAGGCGTGCGCGTCGTGACCGTGGGGTTCGGCTTTTGGGATACGCACGGCAATAATTTCACGCACTTGAAGAAGAACCTGCCGCAGTTCGACGTCGCGATTTCGGCGCTGGTGCAAGACCTCCACGATCGGGGTCTCGAAGACGACGTGACGGTGTGCGTGTGGGGTGAGTTCGGACGCACGCCGAAGATCAATAAGCAAGCGGGTCGCGATCACTGGGCTCCGGTGAACGGTTGCCTGTTGGCAGGCGGCGGATTGCGCGTCGGGCAAGTTATCGGCAGCACAGACAAGATCGCTGGCCAAGCCGCAGACCGACCGATCCCCTATCAGGATATTTTGGCCACGCTTTATCACACCGTCGGCATCGATCCGCATCTGATGGTGCGCGACATTTTCGATCGACCGGTCCCGATCTTGCCGTCGACGACACAAGTTATTCGCGAACTCGTGTAG